The Salvia miltiorrhiza cultivar Shanhuang (shh) chromosome 1, IMPLAD_Smil_shh, whole genome shotgun sequence genome has a window encoding:
- the LOC131005061 gene encoding serine--tRNA ligase, chloroplastic/mitochondrial isoform X2, with amino-acid sequence MKAKLEPSERQKLIEEGKNLKDVLVTLEEDLLKLTDELQQEAQCVPNMTHPDVPVGGEDCSTVRKVVGKPREFGFAIKDHVQLGKDLDILDFDAASEVSGSKFYYLKNEAVLLEMGLVNWAVSEVMKRGFTPLTTPEIVRSSIVEKCGFQPRGSNTQVYSIEGSDQCLIGTAEIPVGGIHMDSILAEASLPLKYVAFSHCFRTEAGAAGTATRGLYRVHQFSKVEMFVLCRPEESDTFHEELISIEEDLFSSLGLHFKTLDMATEDLGAPAYRKFDVEAWMPGLGRYGEISSASNCTDYQSRRLGIRYRPELSASMPKKGKGSSGATQFVHTLNATACAVPRMLVCLLENYQQEDGTVVVPEPLRPFVGGLQVIDYKYR; translated from the exons ATGAAGGCCAAACTGGAACCCTCTGAGCGTCAGAAACTCATTGAAGAag GTAAAAATCTCAAAGATGTTCTTGTTACCTTGGAAGAAGACCTGCTCAAACTTACCGATGAACTCCAACAGGAAGCACAATGTGTGCCGAATATGACACATCCAGATGTCCCTGTAGGCGGAGAGGATTGCTCTACAGTGAGAAAAGTG GTCGGTAAGCCTCGTGAGTTTGGCTTTGCTATAAAGGATCATGTCCAGCTTGGAAAAGATTTGGATATATTAGACTTTGATGCTGCTTCTGAG GTTAGTGGGTCAAAGTTCTATTACCTGAAGAATGAAGCAGTTTTGTTGGAGATGGGCCTCGTAAATTGGGCTGTATCAGAAGTCATGAAAAGGGGCTTTACACCTCTTACAACCCCAGAAATTGTCCGATCTTCTATAGTGGAGAAATGTGGTTTCCAACCCCGTGGAAGTAACACTCAG GTTTATTCCATTGAAGGTAGTGATCAATGCCTCATTGGGACTGCCGAGATTCCAGTTGGGGGAATCCATATGGATTCCATACTTGCTGAGGCATCCTTACCTTTGAAATACGTGGCTTTCTCCCATTGCTTCCGCACAGAAGCTGGTGCTGCAGGCACTGCAACTAG GGGCCTTTACCGAGTCCATCAATTTAGCAAGGTAGAGATGTTCGTTTTGTGCAGGCCAGAGGAAAGCGACACCTTCCATGAAGAACTTATTAGTATTGAGGAAGACCTCTTCTCGTCATTGGGACTTCATTTTAA AACTCTGGACATGGCAACTGAGGATTTGGGTGCACCAGCATATCGTAAATTTGACGTGGAGGCGTGGATGCCTGGCTTAGGGCGTTACGGAGAG ATATCAAGCGCCTCTAACTGTACCGACTATCAAAGCAGGCGTCTGGGGATTCGCTATCGTCCAGAACTCTCAGCCTCCATGCCTAAGAAGGGAAAAGGCAGTTCAGGTGCAACCCAGTTTGTGCACACGCTTAATGCCACAGCGTGTGCCGTTCCACGAATGCTCGTCTGCTTGCTCGAAAATTACCAGCAGGAGGATGGCACTGTCGTCGTTCCTGAGCCACTGCGGCCGTTCGTGGGTGGCCTTCAAGTAATTGACTACAAGTATAGGTAG